ATGGTTTAGAAAACACTAAAGTTAAAACCCAAGTAGAAGATAAAGATACAGTTAACAACAATTCTAAATTAGACGTTGTTGAAAATACTAACAAGACACCTGAGCCTGAAACATCTTCAACCAATGAAATTGTTTCTTCAACTGGGCAAAAAACATCTAAAGAAATTAAATCAAATAAGAACACGTATAAATCTTCAGTTACTTTAAAAGAATCTATTTCTAATGTTAAAGGTGATATTAGAGTAGCTAACAAGAGTAACGTAAATCAAAAACAGAATAATAATTTAGAGCCTTTAGACAAGCGTTTAAATTCTAATGAAAACAATAAGTTTCAGCAACCTAACTCTACTCAGAATACTACTGCAGTAACTTCTGAAGACAGTAGCACTAACTCCAACATTTCAAGTGAAAAAGAAAATAATGAGACTACTGAGGTTGCTGAAACTAACTTACCATCGCTTTTAGAAGAAGCTGAAAAACAAAAGCAAGCAGAGACAGAAGATGAAGATGTAGTGGAAGCTACTACTTTTAAAAAATGGAATGCAAGCCCTTATGTTGCTCCTATTTATGCTAGTGGTTTTGGAAACGGTAGCACTATAGATCCTCAATTTTCAGATAATGAAACTAGTAGTGATGTTACTTTGGCATATGGTGTAAATGTATCTTATGCAGTTAACGAACGCTTAAAGATTCGTTCTGGTGTAACTAGAATGACACACAGTACCAACACAAATAATATTGCATTTAGTCCTTCGGGAAGAGAAACATCTCTACAAAACTTAAAACCAAACACTAATAGCGGTGTGTATGTACAAGTAGGAGATAGCGAAACCCTTACGCCAACCGCTACATCTACCTTTACAGAAGACCAGCTTGTAGCAGATAGGACATCAGTATTTTTAGGAGACTTAAATCAACAATTAGGATTTATTGAAGTTCCTGTTGAGCTTGAATATGCTCTAATAAATAAGAGGTTTGGTGTTAACCTTATTGGTGGTGCCAGCACGTTGTTTTTAGAAGATAATAGTATTGCCGTTGTAAATAATGGTAATAGAAATGAGATTGGTGAAGCTACAAATGTAAACAACGTGAGTTTTTCAACAAATCTTGGATTAGGAGTAAATTATAAAATTACAAGTAGCCTACAGTTTAATGTAGAGCCTACATTTAAATATCAAATAAATACGTTTAGCAACTCTAGTAATTTTAACCCTTATTATTTAGGTGTATATTCTGGGTTTAGCTTTAAGTTTTAAAGTATAATGTTAGCGAGGTGGTTCTCCTAACATTTGTTTTAGGTTAATTTTTAGTTGGTTAGGTAGTTATTGCAAAACTCTATCTGATGAGATAGCTTACAGCAATGATGACGAAAATCCGTTCTTTTAAGAGCGGATTTTTTGTGCTTTTAATTCATTTAATATTTCAGTTCTGCACGCAGATTTTAAATCTGCTCTATTAGCTTGCGATTTCCCTTTTGTATTAACAAACTTTAAAACTTTAGCTCTTGTTTTTCCTAAACTACCGCTAAAGAATGTATAAGAAAACCGAGCTTTATTATCATAAAATACAATAGGCACAATAGGTATTTGATGCTCTATTGCCAGCCTAAATGCACCATCTTTAAATACATCTAATACAACAGACTCATCATCTGGAACACCACCTTCAGGAAAAATGCAAATACTTATTCCTGTATCTAAGCGTTTTTTAGCACTATCAAATACAGCTTTTCTGCTTGATGCATTATTGCGATCTACCAAAATACAAGTACGTTTATAAAAGAAACCGAAAATTGGAATTTTAGCCAACTCTGCTTTACCTACAAAAACAAATGGATTTTTTATGGTGTGTAGCATTAGCATAATATCTATCATACTAGTGTGGTTTGCTATAAACATATAAGAATGTCCTGGTTTAGGTTTTTGCTCATACGTTCTTGAAGGAATAAAACCCATACCATATAAAATAAGTTTACCCCAAAAACGCGCTAACTTAAAGAAGAAAGGATACCAGGATTTTTTTGAAATGCTTATTAATAAAATAGGGAACATAATGACCAATGGTAAACCCATTAATAGGTAAAACCAAATGCGCCACAGAAGGATAAAAAAATTACGCACTAAAGACATCTTTCAAAAGTAGGGATTTGTATGTCATATTTCTTAAAAAAAGTACCTTTGCTGTCAAATTTAAAGATAACAGAATGTCTAGGATATTAACAGGCGTACAAAGTACTGGAACGCCACATTTGGGTAATTTATTAGGAGCTATTATACCGGCAATAGAAATGTCGAACGATCCTAAAAACGAATCATATCTATTTATAGCAGATTTACATTCGCTTACTCAAATAAAAGATGCAGAAACATTACGCCAAAATACCTATGCCACCGCAGCTACTTGGTTAGCTTTTGGTCTTGATGTAAACAAGACTGTTTTTTATCGCCAAAGTGATATACCTCAAGTTACAGAGTTATCTTGGTATTTAAGCTGCTTTTATCCCTACCAACGCTTAACATTAGCACATTCATTTAAAGACAAAGCAGACCGTTTAGAAGATGTAAATGCAGGCTTGTTTACATATCCAATGTTAATGGCGGCAGATATATTAATTTATGATGCTGAAATTATTCCAGTAGGAAAAGACCAACTGCAACATATAGAAATGACAAGAGATGTAGCTTCCAGATTTCACGCTAAATTAGGAGAAACCTTTGTGATGCCAGATGGCAAGATACAAGAGGAAACTATGTATATT
This region of Croceibacter atlanticus HTCC2559 genomic DNA includes:
- a CDS encoding lysophospholipid acyltransferase family protein, which encodes MSLVRNFFILLWRIWFYLLMGLPLVIMFPILLISISKKSWYPFFFKLARFWGKLILYGMGFIPSRTYEQKPKPGHSYMFIANHTSMIDIMLMLHTIKNPFVFVGKAELAKIPIFGFFYKRTCILVDRNNASSRKAVFDSAKKRLDTGISICIFPEGGVPDDESVVLDVFKDGAFRLAIEHQIPIVPIVFYDNKARFSYTFFSGSLGKTRAKVLKFVNTKGKSQANRADLKSACRTEILNELKAQKIRS
- the trpS gene encoding tryptophan--tRNA ligase, which gives rise to MSRILTGVQSTGTPHLGNLLGAIIPAIEMSNDPKNESYLFIADLHSLTQIKDAETLRQNTYATAATWLAFGLDVNKTVFYRQSDIPQVTELSWYLSCFYPYQRLTLAHSFKDKADRLEDVNAGLFTYPMLMAADILIYDAEIIPVGKDQLQHIEMTRDVASRFHAKLGETFVMPDGKIQEETMYIPGTDGAKMSKSKGNIINLFLPDKKLRKQIMTIETDSTPLEEPKDTDTCNVFALYKLLGTKEQVEQMMQNYAGGNYGYGHAKQALYELIIEKFAAERERFNHYMNNTDEIDAALKIGQEKATKTANEVLKRVREKLGY